The Alphaproteobacteria bacterium genomic interval CTTGCTCGCCAGGGCAACGTCATCCGGTCCGCTGAGCGCCTGGGGCGGACCCGCATCGCCCGTCGCATCCGGCGCAATCAGCGTATTGGCATGCAGGTCGTAGAGTCCGTGGAACAGCCCGCCCATGCCCACAGGCCAGGTTACCGGCGTCGTATCCAGGGCCAGCGTATCGTGGATTTCATCCAGCAGGGCGAAGGGGTCCAGCGCTTCACGGTCGATCTTGTTGATGAAGGTGATGATCGGCATGTCGCGCAGTCGGCAGACCTCGAACAGTTTGCGGGTCTGGGACTGAATGCCACGCGCCGCATCCAGAACCATGATGGCCGAGTCCACTGCGGTCAGTGTGCGATAGGTGTCCTCGCTGAAATCCTCGTGCCCGGGCGTATCCAGCAGATTGAAGACAAGCCCGTCACGGGCAAAGGTCATGACCGACGTGGTGACCGAAATGCCGCGGGCCTGCTCGATCTTCATCCAGTCGGAGCGCGTACGGCGGCGCTCACCGCGGGCCCGCACCTCACCGGCCAGGTGGATCGCACCGGCCGCAAGCAAAATGGCCTCCGTCAATGTGGTCTTGCCGGCATCGGGATGGGAGATGATGGCGAAGGTGCGCCGTCTCTCATATTCGGCTGGCATGCCGGAGGGGGCTGGTCTGTCTTCCGCCAGGGTCAAGGCAATCGTCCGGGCTGATGAAACGACCGGGCGCGCTCATCGGCGGCCCGGTTCGCGATTATACCACGTCCGGGCCGAATCCGGGGGCCTTTTGCGCGTGGCCCTAGCGCGCCGTCATGCCGCCGTCCAGCAGGAGGTCGGTGCCGGTCATGAAGCTGGATTCGTCGCTGCCGAGGAATACGGCGCCCGCCGCCATTTCCTCCACCGTGCCGTTGCGGCCCAGAACGTGCATGGGCTTGCCCCATTCCTCTTCCGCCCGCTGCCAGTCGCCGCCATAGAGATCGGCCATGCCCTGGGTGGCGATGCCGCCGGGCGATAGCGTGTTGCAGCGAATGCCGTCCCGGGCATGGTCCGTCGCGATGCCCTTGGCCATCATCAGCAGGCCGCCCTTGGAAGTGCTGTAGGCGGTCTGGCCGAAATTGGCGACCCGCGCATGGGCTGACGCCACATGGATAATGCTGCCGCCGCCGCTCCGCGCCATGACCGGAATGGCATACTTGCTCATGAGAAAACAGCCGGTCAGGTTGACCGCCATATTGCGGTGCCAGATGTCCTCTTCCAGCTCGGCCAGGGGTTTGCGCGGCGCGAAATAGGCGGCGTTGTTGACCAGGATGTCGAGGCCCAGGAAGGACGCCTCGGCCACGGCGATGGCCTGCTGAACGGCCTCCGGCTGCGAAACGTCACAGCGATTGGCCACGGCGCGGCCGCCGGCGCGGGTAATCTGCGAGGCGGTCTCGTCGGCGGTGTCGCGATCAAGGTCGCTGCACACCACCCGCGCGCCCTCCGCCCCATAGGCAAGCGCGATGGCCCGGCCGATGCCGCTGCCGGCGCCGGTGATGATCGCCCGCTTGCCGGCCAGGCGTCCGCTTCCGCTCATTGGCTGCTCATACCGCTGTGTATCCCCCATCGATCAGCAGATCGGTGCCGGTCATGAAGCTGGAATCCTCGCTGGCCAGGAACACGGCGCCGGCGGCGATCTCCTCTACCAGGCCAAGCCGACCCAGAACATGCTTGGGCTTTCCCCACTGTTCTTCGGCCTGCGCCCGGCCGCCATACATGTCGATCATGCCCTGCGTCGCGATGCCGCCCGGCGACAGGGTGTTGCACCGTATGCCGTCCCTGGCGTGATCCACCGCCATGCCTTTGGCCAGCATCAACAGGGCGCCCTTGGCGGTGCAATAGGATGTCTGGCCCTCGTTCGCCACGCGGGCCATCTGTGACGCCACGTGGATGATGCTGCCGCCACCGCCCGCCGTCATCACCGGCACTGCATGACGGCTCATATAGAAAGGGCCGTCCAGGTTGACCGCCATGTTCTTCGCCCAGTCCTCCTCGCTGACCTCAGCGAAAGGCCGGCGCGGCATGAACCAGGCAGCATTATTGACCACCACATTGATCCCGCCGAAGGCATTCCGGGCCGCCGCCACCACCGCCTGGCAATCGGCGGACTTCGCCACGTCACAGCCCATCGCCACGCCGTCGGCCGGGCCAAGCCCGCTCAGACGGATTGTCTCTTCGGCGCCATCACCACTGATATCGCAGGCCAGCACCTGCGCGCCTTCGGCAGCGAAAGCCCGGACGATGGCCCGGCCGATGCCGCCGGCGGCGCCGGTGACGATGGCTTTCTTGCCGGCCATGCGGCCATGCTCGGCTACCATGACCCGGCGGCCTCAGTGGGCGTGGCCATGACCGCCGGCGCCGGCGGCGTGCACCGGTCGTTTGGCCATGGGCTTGGGTGATGGCCTGGCCGGCGCCGGCAGGTCGCATTCCAGGAACTGGCCACGGCCGGCCCTGGCGTTCAGCTTGCCGTCAGCGACGATCTTCTCGCCGCGCGAGAACACCACCTCCGGCCAGGCGGTAAAGGTCATGCCTTCATAGGGCGTGTAGTCGCAATTGTGGTGCAGCATGGCGTTGCTCATGGTGATCTTCGCCTTGTCGTTCCAGATCACTATGTCGGCGTCGGCGCCAATGGCGATGGAACCTTTGCGGGGGTACAGGCCGTATTGCCGGGCCGGGTTGGTGGCGGTCAGGGCGACGAACTGATTGATGCTGATACGGCCGGTGTTCACCCCTTCTGAAAACAGCAGCGGCAGGCGGGTCTCAACCCCCGGCAAGCCGTTGGGGATCTTGGTAAAATCCGCATCCGCGCCGAACGCCTTCTTGCCGTCAGGCGTGTCGAAACTGTAGGCCGAGTGATCGGATGAAAAGCAGTGAAACACGCCGCTCGACAGGCCGTCCCAGATGGCCTGCCGGCTTGCCTCGTCGCGCGGTGGCGGGCTGCAAACATATTTGGCGCCCTCAAACTTCGGCTTGTCCAGATCGTCGTCGGTCAGCACCAGATACTGCGGGCAGGTTTCCGCATAGATGTTCAGCCCCTTGCTCTGGGCCCAGCGGATCTGCTCCACCGTCTCCTTGCTCGACACATGTACCAGCAGGATCGGGCAATCGACGATCTCCGACATGGTGATGGCGCGGTGTGCTCCTTCCCGCTCCACCGCCTGCGGCCGTGACCGGGCATGGAAAAAGGCATCGGTCTGACCGGCTTCCAGCAGGCGGTCGGTGATCCAGTCGATGCAGTCGGCGTTCTCCGCGTGGACCATGACCATGGCCCCCTCGCGCCGCGCCGTGGCCAGTACCCGGATGACCTGGCGGTCATCCAGCTTCAGCCCCTCATAGGTCGTATAGATCTTGAACGAGGTATAGCCCTCGCGCACCAGGGCCGGCATTTCCTGGCCGGTCACCTGGTCGGTCGGGTCGGCGACGATGATGTGGAAAGCATAGTCGATCACCGGCTTGCCGGCGGCGCGGCGGTGATAGTCCTCGACTGCGGCGCGCAGGCTCTGGCCCATCTGCTGACAGGCGAAGGGAACGATGGTGGTGGTGCCGCCATGGGCGGCCGACACGGTGCCGGAGGCGAAATCGTCGCTCATCACCACCGGCGGCTCCAGTGGCTGATCGAAATGGCAGTGGGTATCCACACCGCCCGGCAGGACCCAGCGTCCGGCCGCGTCCACTTCTTCTGTCCCCGCCGGCAGGCCCCGCGCCAGGGCCGCCACCTTGCCGTCCTTGACGCCGATGTCGCTCTCAAAAACATCCGATGCCGTCGCCACGCGGGCATTGCGGATGACCAGATCGAAGTCCGCCATAGTCCTTCATCCCTCCCCATCACGGGCCGTCGGCCCTTGTCTCACCGTCTGCACCCGGCGACCATGCGCCGACATCACTGCAGGGCTTGGCCCAGCACACGGCCAGAACACGGGGAGACTGAACGTCATGACCATCGAACGCAAGAAGCCGGGACAGTTCTTCAGCGCCATCGTCATTCACAATGACACGGTCTATCTGGCCGGCATCACGCCGGACAATCTGGAAGCCGACGTCAAGGGCCAGACCGAGGAAGTGCTGGCCAAGATTGACGCCCTGTTGAAGGAGGCTGGAACGAACAAATCAAAGCTGCTGAAGGCCAATATCTGGCTGACCGACATGCGCACCTTCGCCCAGATGAATGAGGCCTGGACGGCGTGGGTGGACGCGGACAACAAGCCGGTGCGGGCGACCGTGGAGGCCAAGCTGGCCAATCCGAAAATCCTCGTGGAGATCATGGTGGAGGCGGCACGCTAGCCGGCGCACGGCGGTGCGGCCGGTCGCCTGACCGGCCGCCGGGGCCGGCCACCACACCGCATTCCAGGAATACCGCGGGCTGCTAGAGGATACCGTGACGGGCGAAGACGTCCTTCAGTGAATCACCACGCCGGAGCTCGTCCCGCACCGTATTCTCGGCCGAGACCTTGGTGATGGCCTCACGCAGGATGGTCTCGGCCATGGCCTGCGGAACAACCACCACACCGTCCACATCGCCGAACAGTAAATCACCGGGACAGACTTTGACGCCGCCGCACATGACCGGCACATCCATCCGCATCATTTTGGCCCGGCCCTTGCTGTCCAGCGGATTGATTCCGCCGCAGAACACCGGGAACCCCATCTGACGGATCATGCGGATATCGCGGGCGAAGCCGTCCATGACCGCCCCGGCGGCGCCACGCACCTGCGCCACCGTGGACAGCAGTTCGCCCCACGGCGCGACCCGGCCGCTTTGCGGGCAGGAGAAGACCGGCACGTCACCGGGCCGCAGGTCGTCAATCAGGGCGATCTCCACATCATAGGGATTCTCTCCCGGCGCCACGTCATAGACGTCCATGTACAGACCCGTACGCGCCGTCCCCACCATGACCAGGGACTCATCCACCGGCCGCACATGTGCGCCCATGGCGTGGTCAAAGTTACCATGGCCATCCAGCACGTCAGAGATCACCGCGCTATAGAGCTTCTGCCGGGCCTCATCCATCAGTGCCTTGTCGAGAGCCATGCCCGTCTCCGTTGTGGGTTCAGTGGGATTCGCGCGGCACCTCGGCGCCGCGACAGCCAACCAGGAAATCAAGATCAACGCCGCGATCGGCCTGCAGAACGCGCTGCACATAAAGCGATTGATAACCGCCGGCCATAGCCGGCGGCGGCGCCTGCCAGGTGGCGCGACGGCGCGCCAGCTCCTCGTCCGGCACCTCCAGGGAGAGACGGCGCCCGGCCACATCCAGACTGATGCGGTCGCCGTCCCGCACCAGCGCCAGGGGCCCGCCTGCCGCCGCTTCCGGTGCGACGTGCAGCACCACCGTGCCATAGGCGGTACCGCTCATGCGGGCATCGGAAATGCGCACCATGTCGCGCACGCCCCTGGCCAGCAGTTTCGGCGGCAGACCCATATTGCCCACTTCCGGCATACCGGGATAGCCGCGCGGCCCGGCATTCTTCAGCACCAGTACCGAGGTCTCGTCCACATCCAGGTCGGGGTCGCCGATGCGCGCCTGATAATCCTCGATCGATTCAAAGACCACGGCGCGGCCGCTGTGGGTCATCAGATGCGGGCTGGCAGCGGACGGCTTGAGAATGGCCCCTGCGGGCGCCAGATTGCCGCGCAGCACGGCGATGCCGCCGCTCGCCACCAGCGGCCGGTCCAGCGGCCGGATGACGTCATCGTCATAGACCTCTGCGTCCCGGCTGTTGTCCCACAGGCTCTGCCCGTTGGCCGTCAGCGCATCCTTGTGCAGCAGGCCCGCCTCTCCCAGCCGGCGAATCACCGCCGGCAGGCCGCCCGCATAATAAAAATCCTCCATCAGGTGAGCGCCTGACGGCAGCAGATTGACGATGGTCGGCACATCGCGGCCCAGCCGGTCCCAGTCATCGAGACTGAACGCCACACCGACCCGTCCGGCCAGCGCCAGAAGGTGCACAACGGCATTGGTGGAGCCGCCGATGGCGCCATTGATCCGAACCGCGTTCTCGAAGGCCTGGCGCGTCAGAATGCGGCTCATACGCAGGTCTTCGTGCGCCATCTCGACGATGCGCCGCCCGGCCATATGGGCCAGCGTATAGCGCCGTGCGTCGGCGGCGGGAATGGCGGCGTTGGTTGGCAGTCCCATGCCCAGCGCCTCCACCATACTGGCCATGCTCGATGCGGTACCCATGGTGTTGCACGAGCCGACGCTGCGGGAGTTGCCGGCCTCCGCCGCCATGAAGTCGGCGAGCGACATGTCGCCGGCCTTGACGTCCTGATCGAAGCGCCAGACATGAGTGCCGGAGCCGATGGTCTGACCGCGAAAACGGCCGTTCAGCATGGGACCGCCCGATACGGCAATGGCCGGCAGGTCACAGCTTGCCGCCCCCATCAGCAGCGCCGGCGTGGTCTTGTCACAACCGACCAGCAGGACCACCGCGTCCACCGGATTGGCCCGGATGCTTTCCTCCACATCCATGCTGACCAGATTGCGGAACAACATGGTGGTCGGCCGCATCAGGGTCTCGCCGAGGCTGGTGACCGGAAACTCCAGCGGAAAACCACCGGCCTCATAGACGCCGCGCTTGACGTGTTCGGCCAGACGGCGCAAGTGGCCGTTGCACGGGGTCAGTTCCGACCAGGTGTTGCAGATACCGATGACCGGCCGGCCGTCAAACAGGTGGTCCGGCAGCCCCTGGTTTTTCATCCAGCTACGGTGGACGAATCCGTCCTTGTCCGCCTTGCCGAACCAGGCGGCGGAACGGAACGGCCGCCGGCTCTTACTCATGGGCCCACTCACCAGCCGACGTCCCCGTCTTGCCCATCATGCGACGCCCGTCATGCGGCGCGGCGGGCCGCGGCCGGCCGCCGGCCCAGCGATGGCAGGCCGAAGCCCGCCGCCCCTTCCACCGCCTCGGTGAAGCCCTCGGTCAGGCGTGTCGCGTCCGGCGCCAGGGCGCGCGGGCCGGCCGGCGGAAAAATCTCCCGTATCTCGTCAAGGAAGCGGCGCAGCGGCGGCGCCGGCCGACGCTTCATCAGGTGCAGGGCCTGGCTGGCGGATACGGCTGTCACCACCAGCACATGATCGAACAGGTGGGCGACACGCCGCTCCATCAGCCACGAGAACTCGCCCGGCGCTGAAATGTCATCCTGCTCGGAAGCCGCCGGCTCCACCGGCGACAACAGGCCCGCCGGCTGTTCGGCCAGGCGGCGCATCTCCTCGACGAAGCCGAACGGCACCCACTCCAGATAGGCGGTGGTCTCCGGCGAGCCGACGTTCTGGCCTTCGGGAATCAGCAGGTCCGGCAGTTGCGAAATATCGCCCCGGTGCAGCTTGATGGCGTGGCGCCGCGCCAGCTCCGCCAGATCGACCCAGCTCGCCGCCATGGCGTCCATGGCCGGCGGCAGGATGGCGTTGTGATAGGAACCGGTGCTCATGGTCTTGCCGTGCGGATCGCGCTTGCGATCGGCCATGGCCGGCGGCACATAGGTCGGGTTTGACGCGATCACCCGCATGGAGATGGCGGCGGTGTCCGCCAGTTGCGCCTGGGCGCGGTGGGCCTGGCCCAGAACCCGCGGCAGGATACGCCACGACACCGGCGCCTGATAGAAGCGCCGGTCCTTGGTCCTGGCGCCCTTCAGCAGGCGGCCCAGCGCGTCCAGCGCCTGACCTTCATAAGGGTCGCCCCACAGCGCCTTGAGTGCCGGGTCATAGGCCTCCAGCGGTGCGTTGAAGGCCTCCACCGACAGGGCGAATACCCGTTCGGCCAGCGCCAGGCGACGGCCGGCATAGACCGCCGCCAGCGCCCCCATGCCGTTAGTGAAGGGGGAGCCGTTGGCGCCGCCGATCTCGAACCCCTTGCGCGCCCTGGGCGGCAGCAGGTCCACCAGAAAGAAGCGGGCGAGAATCTCGCCGGGCACCACCAGCCCCTGTTCGGGGATACGCGGCAGATCGCCATCCAGCAGTTTCGCCACCGCCTTGGCCCGGCCCGGCTCCACCGCGTTGGTCCCTTCCGCGTACATGGCCAGCATGGCGAAGACACTGGCTCTCACCACCTCCGGCGGCAGATCACGCCGGGCAAAGCTGAGACCGGTGAACGGGTTGCCGCGGGCGTGCAGCCGGCGCATCTCCTCCGGCGACTTGTGGACCTTGGCGGTGGGCCCGCCGCCCGACGTCACCCCATAGATGAAGCGGTCACGGTGGGTATCCACATAGGTCTGAAAGGCCTCATAGGCCTTTGTCATGCGGCCCATGGCGGCCGGTGCAAAGCGCACTTTCTCGCCACCGATGGCGACACGGCACACATTGTCCAGTGAGAAATCCCGCCGGTCGCGGATGGTGACGGTCATGGCTTCCCCCGGATCAGTCCGGTGCTATGGAAGCCCGTCGGCCAGCATCATGCAAGAGGGCGCCCGCGGTGCTTAGGCGGCACCGTCGGCGACGGCCGCAGGTGCGGGCGCCGAACCGCCCGGCGTCGCCGGATGGGCCGGCACGAAGGTCGGGCGAAACGCATAGCGGCGCATAAGGTCCAGATAGCCACCGGTGAATACATAGTGCCCGTTCATGGCCAGCAGCCGCTGGCGATTGGCCTTGTAAAAGCCCGGGATGCGGTACCACGGCATGGTGGCGCGCATGTGATGGACGATATGCAGATTGTTCCACAGGAACAGGAAGGCGAAGACGAACCCGGCCTCGACGCTGGCTATCCGTTCGCTGGGCCGGACGGCCCAGCGATGCTCAAAGAACGAGCGCAGGCGGATAAAGCCCACATGGGGGTAAGCGATCAGCAGCACATACTGCCACCAGGCCATACCGGCGACGCCGCTGACAAAGGCGAAGAGCAGCCCGAGCATTACCACATGCCACAGCCAGGCGCGCAGATGGCTGGTATCGCCGCCGGCCAGGGCGCGTAGCTCGCCGCTCCAGAAACGGCTCCAGGCCAGGGCCGGACCCAGCGTGAGATGAAAGACCAGGGTCTGGTCGGCGATCCGCAGCCAGCGGCTGACCGGGTCCATGCGGGCCCAGCGATCCTGCGAGACGTAGCGGCTCTCCGGATCGGCCTCCGGCAGGGTCAGGTCTGCATTGCGATGATGAGTGGAGTGCATACGGTGATAGACCGGATAGGCGACCCACACCCCCAGGGGGGCGTAGGCCACCGCCGTGCGCAGCCACACCGGTGAACGGCGCAGGGCGTGAATACTCTCGTGCTGCAAACTGGAATGGAGCGCCACCAGATAGCCGCCGAGCGGGATCATCAACCACCACGGCAGCGCGGCGTGGAACCAGACCAGCAGACCCCACGCCACATAGACACCGGCAAACAGCAGATAGGTGGGGGCTTCATAAGCCCACCAGGCGTCGGTCAAACGATTCCACAGCGTCCGGGGAGCCTGACTGCGACCCGCACTGACCGCTGACACCGACATTGCCAACCTCCTATACGAGGCCCGTGAAACAGGGCGTCCAACCGCATACCCGTCCGATCTGATTACGCTATGGCCGCGCGGCATTCAATGAGAATATTTGCTTAATCCCATGAGATTTTCTATGGCAAAATCGAAGGTCACGGGCCACAGCCCGCCCCCAGGCCACGCTGCGGAGCGGTTTGACGCGCTCATTGGCCGCTGCCACTCTCGGCCGCTGGCGGGCCGCCAGATCACCGCGACGCCCCGTCGAAGGGACACCGCATGTCACCTACTCCGCCCGCCAGTCCAGACGGCCCAGACGCCGGTGCGTTGCAGATCCGTGATCGCCACGGCTGTCGCTGGCTGACGGTCAATCGCCCCGCCGCCATGAATGCGCTCAACAGCGCCCTGGTCGCGGCCCTGGCGAACGCCGTGGCGGATGCGGCGGCGGACCCTGCAGTGCGGGTCATTGTCTTCGCCGGCGGCGGCGACCAGGCCTTCATCGCCGGCGCCGACATTGGCGAACTGCACGCGCTGGCACCGGACGCGGCCCTGGACTATTGCCGCCGCCTGGCCGCTGTCGGCGAGGCCCTGGCGCAGGCGCCGAAGCCAGTGGTCGCCGCCATCGGCGGCTGGTGTCTCGGCGGCGGGCTGGAGCTGGCGCTGGCCTCTGACATCCGCCTGGCCAGCGACGGCGCCCGCTTCGGCCTGCCGGAAGTGACCCTGGCCATCCTGCCGGGCGCCGGCGGCATCGCCCGCCTCAGCCGCCTGGTAGGCGGCGGTGTGGCGCTGGACCTCGTCCTGTCGGGCGACATCATCACCGCCGACCGCGCACTGGCCATCGGCCTGATCAGCCGGCTGGTTCCCGCTGGCCAGCTTGCCGACGCCGCGGACAGCCTGGCGCGGCGCCTGGCCGGCTTCAGCCCCGGCGCGCTGGCGACCATCAAGCAGCACATGAACCACAGCGCCGGCCTGCCGCTGGACCAGGCGGTGCAGGCCGATGCCCGGGCCTGCGCCAGCCTCTTCGGCGACGACCAGAAAGAGGCCATGGCCGCATTTCTCGACCAGCGAAAGGCGGATTTCAGCCGCAAACCTGCACCACCCGCCGCCGACTAATCAGGAGGTCCCGACCGCCATGGCATCTGCCCCGCCGCATGATCCCGCCCTGCTCGCCACCCTGGCCCAATGGGACACGCCAACCATCTGCAACGCCATCGAAGAGGCCACCGGCCGGCCGGTGGATGATGGCATCACCCGGCGCACCCTGCATGTGGCTGACCTGTCCCTGCCGCCAATGGTCGGCTATGCCCGCACCGCGACCATTCGTGCGGCCCAGGCGTCAGACGCTGACCGGGCGGAGCTGACGGCGCGGCGGCTTGCCTGGTACGGTCATGTTGCGGCCGCGCCAGGGCCGGCCATCGTCGTTCTGGAAGACCTCGATGACGAGCCAGGGATCGGCGCCTTCTGGGGCGAAGTGCACACGCGGGTCCATTTGCGGCTCGGCGCTCTCGGCGCCATTACTAATGGCTCCATGCGCGATCTCCACATGCTGGCGCCGGGCTTTCAGATCCTCGCCGGGGAGATCGGTCCCAGCCATGCCTGGATCCGCGTCGAGGAGATCGGCCTGCCGGTCACGGTCTGTGGTCTCAGCGTCACCGACGACGATCTGATCCATGCGGACCGTCACGGCGCGGTGGTTATTCCGCACCATGTGGCGGCCGCCATTCCCGCCGCGGTCGGGCGCATCATGGCCAAAGAGAAAGTTATTCTCGACCTCTGCGCCGGCGATTTCTCGCTCGACGCCCTGCGCCGCACGGTCGGCGGCGCGATCGAGTAAGCCGGTCTAGCGCGCCCGCGCCGCCTGGCTGTCCAGCCGGACCGCCCCGAAGTGGCCGTCCCTCACCGCTGCGCCAAAGGCCGCGGCCAGTCGTTCGCCCTCCGGGCCCAGCTTGCGGGTGTCGACGACGGGCGCGAAATGGCGACGAATCTCCTTGAGCAGTGGCTGGAGCGGCGGCGCCGGCGCCCGCTTCGTCACATGCAGCGCCTGACTGGCGGTTGCCGCCAGCACGGCCATGGTCATGTCGAACAGCGCCGCCACCCGCTGCTCCATAATGTGAGCGACCGGACCGGGGGCGGCGATATCGTCCTGCTCTGACGCCGCCGGCTCCAGCGGGCTCAGCAGTACCGGTTGGGCCAGATGGCGCATCTCTTCGATGAAACCATTCGGCACATACTCGAAATAAGTGGTGGAGCGGCCGCTCGCCACATCGGTGCCTGGCGGCAGCAGGCGATCGGGCAGCAGCGACACCTCGCCCTTATGCAGCTTGGTGGTGTGACGGTGCGCCAACAGCGCCAGATCAACCCATGTGGCCATCATACCGTTCAGGGCCGGCGGTACATTGGCATTGTGATAGGCGCCGGTGGACAGCGTCTTGCCGCCGTCCTTGCGACCGCGCCAGCCGGCCGGCACATAGGTCGGGTTGGCGGCCATGGAATGAAGCGAGTCCAGGGCCGCCGCCTCCAGCGTCGCTACGGCGCGCTCACCCTGGCCCAGAACCCGCGGCAGGATGCGCCACGACACCGGCGCCTGATAGAAGCGCCGGCCCTTGGTCCTGGCCCCCTTTAGCACGGCGTTGAGACGGTCCAGCGCGCGCGCCTCATAAGGATCGCCCCACAACCCCTTGAGCGCCGGGTCATAGGCCTCCAGCGGCGCATCCAGCGCTTCCACCGACAAGGCGAACAGACGCGTCGCCAGGTCCAGCCGGCGGCGCGCGAACACCGCACTTATGGCGCCCATACCGGTGGTCGCCGGGGTGCCGTTGCCGGTGCCCGCCTGATAGCCCGGAAAGCGCGGCATATGGCTGAACAGGTGGAACAGGGCCAGAATCTCACCGGCCCCCACCAGCCCCTGGGTCGGCACCTCCGGCATCGGCCCGTCCAGCATGGCGGCAATAGCCGCAGCACGGTCGGGATGGGCCGCGGTGGTGCCCTCCACTACCATCGACAGGGTCGCCAGCACCATCGCCCTGACGGTGTGTTCCGGCAGGTGTCCC includes:
- a CDS encoding RraA family protein, which translates into the protein MASAPPHDPALLATLAQWDTPTICNAIEEATGRPVDDGITRRTLHVADLSLPPMVGYARTATIRAAQASDADRAELTARRLAWYGHVAAAPGPAIVVLEDLDDEPGIGAFWGEVHTRVHLRLGALGAITNGSMRDLHMLAPGFQILAGEIGPSHAWIRVEEIGLPVTVCGLSVTDDDLIHADRHGAVVIPHHVAAAIPAAVGRIMAKEKVILDLCAGDFSLDALRRTVGGAIE
- a CDS encoding aromatic amino acid lyase, which produces MTVTLNAIGDLDLDAVRRVALDGEGVRFGPAARQRIAKAHKDFQAYVEANRGKFIYGVTSAYGPDAKKHTAPEEQKKKMQSGNPFIGLSFGQGHLPEHTVRAMVLATLSMVVEGTTAAHPDRAAAIAAMLDGPMPEVPTQGLVGAGEILALFHLFSHMPRFPGYQAGTGNGTPATTGMGAISAVFARRRLDLATRLFALSVEALDAPLEAYDPALKGLWGDPYEARALDRLNAVLKGARTKGRRFYQAPVSWRILPRVLGQGERAVATLEAAALDSLHSMAANPTYVPAGWRGRKDGGKTLSTGAYHNANVPPALNGMMATWVDLALLAHRHTTKLHKGEVSLLPDRLLPPGTDVASGRSTTYFEYVPNGFIEEMRHLAQPVLLSPLEPAASEQDDIAAPGPVAHIMEQRVAALFDMTMAVLAATASQALHVTKRAPAPPLQPLLKEIRRHFAPVVDTRKLGPEGERLAAAFGAAVRDGHFGAVRLDSQAARAR